A genome region from Brooklawnia propionicigenes includes the following:
- the rplC gene encoding 50S ribosomal protein L3 encodes MTTERKSKGLAGYKLGMTQLWDENNHIVPVTVIQAGPCVVTQVRTPEIDGYSAVQLGFGAVRAKSVTKPQAGQFEKAGVTPRKHLVELRTADATEYTIGQEITADVFAGGDVVDVTGITKGKGTAGVVKRHGFKGLRASHGVHRKHRSPGSIGGCSTPGKVFKGMRMAGRMGASQATVQNLTVHAVDPEKGLLLVTGAVPGNKGSLVVVRTAAKKGDAK; translated from the coding sequence GGCGGGCTACAAGCTCGGCATGACCCAGCTCTGGGACGAGAACAACCACATCGTCCCGGTGACCGTCATTCAGGCGGGCCCATGCGTGGTTACCCAGGTGCGTACCCCCGAGATTGATGGCTACTCCGCTGTTCAGCTCGGTTTCGGTGCGGTTCGCGCCAAGTCGGTGACCAAACCGCAGGCCGGCCAGTTCGAGAAGGCGGGTGTCACTCCCCGCAAGCATCTGGTGGAGCTGCGTACCGCCGATGCCACCGAGTACACCATCGGCCAGGAGATCACCGCCGATGTCTTCGCTGGTGGCGACGTTGTTGACGTGACCGGCATCACCAAGGGCAAGGGCACCGCAGGTGTCGTCAAGCGCCACGGCTTCAAGGGCCTGCGCGCCAGCCACGGTGTGCACCGCAAGCACCGCTCGCCGGGTTCCATCGGCGGCTGCTCGACCCCAGGCAAGGTCTTCAAGGGCATGCGCATGGCGGGTCGCATGGGTGCTTCTCAGGCCACTGTCCAGAATCTGACCGTGCATGCGGTCGACCCGGAAAAGGGTCTGCTGCTGGTCACCGGTGCTGTCCCGGGCAACAAGGGTTCGCTCGTGGTCGTCCGCACCGCAGCCAAGAAGGGTGATGCCAAGTGA
- the rplD gene encoding 50S ribosomal protein L4, with translation MSETLKVDVVGADGKQAGSAELPAELFDATTNVPLIHQVVVAQQAAARQGTHATKTRGEVRGGGAKPWRQKGTGRARQGSRRAPQWTGGGVVHGPQPRSYAQRTPKKMIQAALRGALSDRAREGLVFVVDQFGIGDTPSTRQAAIRLAAVGDFTRYLVVLDRKDETSWLSLRNLPGVHVLAVDQLNAYDVVVSDAVVFTTAALEAFVAGPAKGKSVKAVATESEAAAQEDEK, from the coding sequence GTGAGCGAGACGTTGAAGGTTGACGTCGTCGGCGCCGACGGAAAGCAGGCCGGTTCGGCCGAGCTGCCCGCTGAACTATTCGATGCGACGACGAATGTGCCGCTGATCCACCAGGTGGTGGTTGCTCAGCAGGCGGCGGCTCGTCAGGGCACGCACGCCACCAAGACGCGTGGTGAGGTTCGCGGCGGCGGCGCCAAGCCGTGGCGCCAGAAGGGCACCGGTCGCGCCCGTCAGGGTTCGCGGCGCGCGCCGCAGTGGACCGGTGGCGGCGTCGTGCACGGCCCGCAGCCGCGCAGCTACGCGCAGCGGACCCCCAAGAAGATGATTCAGGCCGCGTTGCGCGGTGCGCTGAGCGATCGTGCCCGCGAGGGTCTGGTCTTCGTCGTCGACCAGTTCGGCATCGGCGATACCCCCTCGACCCGCCAGGCCGCCATCCGGCTTGCTGCGGTCGGCGATTTCACCCGCTACCTGGTGGTGCTCGACCGCAAGGACGAGACCAGCTGGCTGAGCCTGCGCAATCTGCCGGGTGTTCATGTGCTGGCTGTTGATCAGCTGAACGCCTACGACGTGGTCGTTTCGGATGCCGTGGTGTTCACCACCGCCGCGCTCGAGGCTTTCGTTGCCGGTCCTGCCAAGGGCAAGTCGGTCAAGGCTGTGGCCACGGAGTCCGAGGCCGCGGCGCAGGAGGATGAGAAGTGA
- the rplW gene encoding 50S ribosomal protein L23 → MSDVKISDPRDILIAPVVSEKSYGLLDENKYTFIVDPRANKTQIKIAVEQIFGVKVLSVNTINRQGKTRRTRYGLGRRANTKRAIISVAPGDRIDIFQGPTA, encoded by the coding sequence GTGAGCGACGTCAAGATCAGCGATCCGCGCGACATTCTGATCGCGCCGGTCGTCTCCGAGAAGAGCTACGGCCTGCTCGACGAGAACAAGTACACGTTCATCGTTGACCCCCGCGCCAACAAGACCCAGATCAAGATCGCCGTTGAGCAGATCTTCGGGGTCAAGGTGCTGTCGGTCAACACGATCAACCGGCAGGGCAAGACGCGCCGCACCCGTTACGGGCTCGGTCGTCGCGCCAACACCAAGCGTGCGATCATCAGCGTTGCGCCTGGCGACCGGATCGACATCTTCCAGGGCCCGACGGCCTGA
- the rplB gene encoding 50S ribosomal protein L2 — protein MAIRKYKPTTPGRRGASVSDFAEVTRSTPEKSLVAPKTKTGGRNNQGRITTRHIGGGHKQAYRLIDFKRYDKDGVPAKVAHIEYDPNRTARIALLHYADGEKRYIIAPAGLAQGAVVVSGVEADIKPGNNLPLRNIPVGTTVHAVELRPGGGAKMGRSAGVAIQLVAREGKHATLRMPSGEMRMVDVRCRATIGAVGNAEQSNINWGKAGRMRWKGVRPTVRGVVMNPHDHPHGGGEGRTSGGRHPVSPWGKPEGRTRSKKKASSKLIVRRRKTGKKR, from the coding sequence ATGGCAATTCGCAAGTACAAGCCGACCACTCCCGGTCGCCGTGGTGCGAGCGTCTCCGACTTCGCCGAAGTCACCCGCTCGACTCCTGAGAAGTCGCTGGTGGCCCCCAAGACGAAGACCGGTGGACGCAACAACCAGGGTCGCATCACGACGCGTCACATCGGTGGCGGTCACAAGCAGGCTTACCGCCTGATCGATTTCAAGCGTTACGACAAGGACGGCGTGCCGGCCAAGGTCGCTCACATCGAGTACGACCCGAACCGTACCGCCCGCATCGCGCTGCTGCACTACGCGGACGGCGAGAAGCGTTACATCATCGCTCCGGCGGGCTTGGCACAAGGTGCCGTGGTCGTCTCGGGCGTCGAGGCCGATATCAAGCCCGGCAACAACCTGCCGCTGCGCAACATCCCGGTCGGCACCACGGTGCACGCCGTGGAGTTGCGTCCCGGCGGCGGAGCCAAGATGGGCCGCTCGGCCGGTGTGGCCATTCAGCTGGTGGCCCGCGAGGGCAAGCACGCCACGCTGCGGATGCCTTCGGGCGAGATGCGGATGGTCGACGTGCGCTGCCGCGCCACGATCGGTGCAGTCGGCAACGCCGAGCAGTCCAACATCAACTGGGGCAAGGCCGGCCGGATGCGCTGGAAGGGCGTCCGTCCGACTGTCCGCGGTGTTGTGATGAACCCGCACGACCACCCGCACGGTGGTGGCGAGGGCCGTACCTCCGGTGGTCGTCATCCGGTGTCACCTTGGGGCAAGCCGGAAGGCCGCACCCGTAGCAAGAAGAAGGCCAGTAGCAAGTTGATCGTCCGTCGCCGCAAGACCGGCAAGAAGCGCTGA
- the rpsS gene encoding 30S ribosomal protein S19, with the protein MPRSLKKGPFVDEHLAKKVDAQNEKGTKNVIKTWSRRSMIVPDMLGHTIAVHDGRKHVPVFITEAMIGHKLGEFAPTRTFRGHVKDDKKSRRR; encoded by the coding sequence ATGCCACGCAGCCTTAAGAAGGGTCCCTTCGTCGACGAGCACCTGGCCAAGAAGGTCGATGCCCAGAACGAGAAGGGCACCAAGAACGTCATCAAGACTTGGTCGCGACGCTCGATGATCGTGCCCGACATGCTCGGTCACACCATCGCGGTGCATGACGGTCGCAAGCATGTGCCGGTGTTCATCACCGAGGCCATGATCGGTCACAAGCTCGGAGAGTTCGCCCCCACGCGTACTTTCCGCGGCCATGTGAAGGACGACAAGAAGAGCCGTCGGCGCTGA
- the rplV gene encoding 50S ribosomal protein L22: MSNNNERPSRRLALLGDRPGSYAIARHVRMSPTKVRRVVDLVRGMDVNDALATLRFAPQAASEPVYKVVASAVANAENTESLRADDLYVSQAFVDEGVTMRRIRPRAKGSASRIYKRASHITVVVEPKAAEAANTKKEA, translated from the coding sequence ATGAGCAACAACAACGAGCGACCCAGCCGTCGCCTTGCCCTGCTCGGCGATCGGCCTGGCTCGTATGCCATCGCGCGTCACGTGCGGATGAGCCCGACGAAGGTCCGCCGAGTGGTCGACCTGGTGCGCGGGATGGACGTCAACGATGCCCTGGCCACGCTGCGGTTCGCCCCGCAGGCGGCCAGCGAGCCGGTCTACAAGGTGGTCGCCTCCGCGGTCGCCAACGCCGAGAACACCGAGTCCCTGCGCGCGGACGACCTGTACGTTTCACAGGCGTTCGTCGACGAGGGCGTGACCATGCGCCGCATCCGGCCACGCGCCAAGGGTTCGGCAAGCCGCATCTACAAGCGCGCCAGCCACATCACCGTGGTGGTCGAGCCCAAGGCCGCCGAGGCCGCCAACACCAAGAAGGAGGCCTGA
- the rpsC gene encoding 30S ribosomal protein S3 gives MGQKINPIGFRLGVTTDHTARWYADKQYAEFVGEDDKIRKYLTSSLERAGISKIEIERRSERVTIFLHAARPGIVIGRNGAEAERVRAALEKMTGKQVQLNILEVRNPETDAQLVAQGIAEQLGARVAFRRAMRKAQQTAMRAGAQGIRVKCSGRLGGAEMSRSEGYRDGRVPLHTLRADIDYGFYEAKTTFGRIGVKVWIYKGDVIGTRAERAAQKAARQAAPSRGQRSNRRPGRGEGRDRGDRGGRRNRAEEARSEAPAAADQGAASAPATENAGA, from the coding sequence ATGGGACAGAAGATCAACCCGATCGGCTTCCGCCTGGGTGTGACCACAGACCACACCGCTCGCTGGTATGCCGACAAGCAGTACGCCGAGTTCGTGGGCGAGGACGACAAGATCCGCAAGTACCTGACGAGCTCGCTGGAGCGCGCCGGTATCAGCAAGATCGAGATCGAGCGTCGCTCCGAGCGCGTCACCATCTTCCTGCACGCTGCTCGTCCGGGCATCGTCATCGGCCGTAACGGTGCCGAGGCCGAGCGGGTTCGTGCAGCGCTGGAGAAGATGACCGGCAAGCAGGTCCAGCTGAACATCCTCGAGGTGCGCAACCCCGAGACCGACGCCCAGCTGGTCGCCCAGGGCATCGCCGAGCAGCTCGGCGCCCGCGTGGCCTTCCGCCGCGCGATGCGCAAGGCCCAGCAGACCGCCATGCGCGCCGGTGCCCAGGGCATCCGCGTGAAGTGCTCCGGTCGTCTGGGTGGCGCCGAAATGAGCCGCTCCGAGGGCTACCGCGACGGCCGTGTGCCGCTGCACACCCTGCGCGCCGATATCGACTACGGCTTCTACGAGGCCAAGACCACCTTCGGCCGCATCGGCGTGAAGGTCTGGATCTACAAGGGCGATGTGATCGGCACCCGCGCCGAGCGCGCCGCCCAGAAGGCGGCCCGTCAGGCCGCTCCGTCACGTGGTCAGCGGTCGAACCGTCGTCCCGGACGCGGCGAGGGCCGCGACCGTGGTGATCGTGGTGGACGCCGCAATCGGGCCGAAGAGGCTCGCAGCGAGGCTCCCGCCGCAGCTGACCAGGGCGCTGCCAGCGCCCCCGCTACCGAGAACGCAGGAGCCTGA
- the rplP gene encoding 50S ribosomal protein L16, translating into MLIPRRVKHRKQHRPHRDGLAKGGTQLAFGDYGIQSLESSYLTNRQIEAARIAMTRHIKRGGKVWINVFPDRPLTKHPAESRMGSGKGSPEFWVANIKPGRVLFELSGVTEDVAREAMRLAIHKLPFKARFIKREEVN; encoded by the coding sequence ATGCTGATTCCTCGTCGAGTGAAGCACCGCAAGCAGCACCGCCCGCACCGCGACGGTCTGGCCAAGGGTGGCACTCAGCTGGCCTTCGGCGACTACGGCATTCAGTCGCTGGAGTCGTCCTACCTGACCAACCGGCAGATCGAGGCCGCGCGTATTGCGATGACCCGTCACATCAAGCGTGGTGGCAAGGTCTGGATCAACGTCTTCCCCGATCGTCCGCTGACCAAGCACCCGGCCGAGTCCCGGATGGGTTCGGGCAAGGGCTCTCCGGAGTTCTGGGTCGCCAATATCAAGCCCGGACGCGTGCTTTTCGAGCTGTCCGGTGTTACCGAGGATGTGGCTCGTGAAGCCATGCGCCTCGCCATTCACAAACTGCCCTTCAAAGCCCGCTTCATCAAGCGCGAAGAGGTGAACTGA
- the rpmC gene encoding 50S ribosomal protein L29 produces MADTKALNAVELRGLSGKELNDQVLALKEELFNLRFQSATGQLSSTARLREVRKDIARIYTVLQERNLGIIEDPDQKADEA; encoded by the coding sequence ATGGCTGACACCAAGGCACTCAACGCCGTCGAGTTGCGCGGTCTGTCCGGCAAGGAGCTCAACGACCAGGTTCTGGCACTGAAGGAAGAGCTGTTCAACCTGCGCTTCCAGTCGGCCACCGGTCAGCTGAGTTCCACCGCTCGGCTGCGTGAGGTTCGCAAGGACATCGCCCGCATCTACACGGTGCTGCAGGAACGCAACCTCGGCATCATCGAAGACCCAGATCAGAAGGCTGACGAAGCATGA
- the rpsQ gene encoding 30S ribosomal protein S17 has product MSETNTEPRRAGRKVREGVVVSDKMDKTIVVAVADRVKHPLYGKVLSQTTKLKAHDEDNQAGVGDRVRVMETRPLSATKRWRLIEIVEKAR; this is encoded by the coding sequence ATGAGCGAGACGAACACCGAACCCCGGCGCGCCGGACGCAAGGTCCGCGAGGGCGTCGTGGTGTCCGACAAGATGGACAAGACCATCGTGGTCGCGGTCGCTGATCGCGTGAAGCACCCGCTGTACGGCAAGGTCCTGAGCCAGACCACCAAGCTGAAGGCCCACGACGAGGACAACCAGGCCGGCGTGGGTGACCGCGTGCGCGTCATGGAGACTCGTCCGCTGTCGGCTACCAAGCGCTGGCGCTTGATCGAGATCGTCGAGAAGGCCCGCTAA
- the rplN gene encoding 50S ribosomal protein L14 → MIQQETRLRVADNTGAKEILCIRVLGGSKRRYAGLGDTIVATVKDAIPGGNVKKGDVVKAVIVRTAKEHRRADGSYIKFDENAAVILKNDGEPRGTRIFGPVARELRDKKFMRIVSLAPEVI, encoded by the coding sequence ATGATCCAGCAGGAGACGCGACTGCGAGTCGCCGACAACACTGGTGCCAAGGAGATCTTGTGCATCCGTGTGCTCGGTGGTTCGAAGCGTCGCTACGCCGGTCTCGGTGACACGATCGTGGCCACCGTGAAGGACGCCATCCCCGGCGGCAACGTCAAGAAGGGCGATGTGGTCAAGGCCGTCATCGTCCGTACCGCCAAGGAGCATCGTCGCGCCGACGGCTCCTACATCAAGTTCGACGAGAATGCGGCTGTCATCCTGAAGAACGACGGCGAGCCTCGCGGCACCCGCATCTTCGGCCCGGTCGCTCGTGAACTGCGCGACAAGAAGTTCATGCGCATCGTGTCGCTCGCCCCGGAGGTGATCTGA
- the rplX gene encoding 50S ribosomal protein L24 — MKLKKGDRVKVIAGKDKGAVGEIMAVYPDANRVLVQGVNIMKRHVRDQADPNTGRTTKGGVISSEAPIHASNVQLVTKDADGNEVLTRAGSQRVEVTKTRSDGSEYTRTRGVRIARKTGKEI, encoded by the coding sequence GTGAAGCTCAAGAAGGGTGACCGCGTCAAGGTCATCGCGGGCAAGGACAAGGGTGCGGTCGGCGAGATCATGGCCGTCTACCCGGACGCCAACCGCGTCCTGGTTCAGGGCGTGAACATCATGAAGCGCCATGTGCGCGATCAGGCCGACCCGAATACCGGGCGTACCACCAAGGGTGGTGTCATCAGCTCGGAGGCGCCGATTCATGCGTCGAACGTGCAGCTGGTGACCAAGGATGCCGACGGCAACGAGGTGTTGACCCGCGCAGGTTCGCAGCGCGTCGAGGTCACCAAGACCCGTTCCGACGGCTCGGAGTACACCCGCACCCGTGGTGTGCGTATCGCCCGCAAGACCGGGAAGGAGATCTGA
- the rplE gene encoding 50S ribosomal protein L5: protein MARKSEAVEKPAEVVRASAATTPRLKKRYREEIVPALNEEFKYANVMQIPGLTKIVVNMGVGEAAHDSKILDGAIRDLTAITGQKPQVTKARKSIAQFKLREGQAIGCHVTLRGDRMWEFADRLLTTALPRIRDFRGLNGNQFDGNGNYTFGLNEQVMFHEIDQDKIDRLRGMDITFVTTATNDREGRALLKHLGFPFKAVDDAKAQRGVKIQFKSKSAAKAAAKRK, encoded by the coding sequence ATGGCCCGCAAGTCCGAAGCCGTCGAGAAGCCGGCCGAGGTGGTCCGCGCGTCCGCTGCGACCACCCCGCGCCTCAAGAAGCGCTATCGCGAAGAGATCGTGCCCGCGCTGAACGAAGAGTTCAAGTACGCCAACGTGATGCAGATCCCCGGTCTGACCAAGATCGTGGTGAACATGGGCGTCGGCGAGGCTGCTCACGATTCGAAGATCCTGGATGGAGCGATCCGCGATCTGACCGCCATCACCGGACAGAAGCCGCAGGTGACCAAGGCCCGCAAGTCCATCGCGCAGTTCAAGCTGCGTGAGGGTCAGGCGATCGGCTGCCACGTCACGCTGCGGGGCGACCGCATGTGGGAGTTCGCCGACCGGCTGCTGACCACCGCGCTGCCGCGGATCCGCGACTTCCGTGGGTTGAACGGCAACCAGTTCGATGGCAATGGCAACTACACCTTCGGTCTGAACGAGCAGGTCATGTTCCACGAGATCGATCAGGACAAGATCGATCGCCTGCGCGGTATGGACATCACCTTCGTCACCACCGCCACCAACGATCGCGAGGGCCGGGCGCTGCTCAAGCATCTGGGCTTCCCGTTCAAGGCTGTCGATGACGCCAAGGCCCAGCGTGGCGTGAAGATCCAGTTCAAGTCGAAGTCGGCTGCCAAGGCCGCCGCGAAGAGGAAGTGA
- a CDS encoding type Z 30S ribosomal protein S14 gives MAKTALRVKQARKPKFKVRAYTRCQRCGRPRSVYRTFGLCRICLRELAHAGALPGVTKSSW, from the coding sequence ATGGCCAAGACTGCTCTGCGGGTCAAGCAGGCCCGCAAGCCGAAGTTCAAGGTGCGCGCCTACACCCGCTGCCAGCGTTGCGGACGGCCGAGGTCGGTTTACCGTACCTTCGGTCTGTGCCGCATCTGCCTGCGTGAGCTCGCCCATGCCGGCGCGCTGCCGGGTGTGACCAAGTCTTCCTGGTGA
- the rpsH gene encoding 30S ribosomal protein S8 yields MTMTDPIADMLTRLRNANQAYHDSTTMPHSKIKVRIAEILKQEGYIESYQVAEPADGEVGKTLTITLKYGEDRTRSLAGLRRISKPGLRVYTKSNDLPKVLGGMGIAIISTSQGLMTDKQAHQKSVGGEVLAYVW; encoded by the coding sequence ATGACGATGACCGACCCGATCGCAGACATGCTGACGCGGCTGCGTAACGCGAATCAGGCCTACCACGATTCGACGACCATGCCCCACTCGAAGATCAAGGTGCGTATCGCCGAGATCCTCAAGCAGGAGGGCTACATCGAGTCCTACCAGGTGGCCGAGCCGGCTGACGGTGAGGTTGGCAAGACGCTGACCATCACCCTCAAGTACGGCGAGGATCGCACCCGCTCCCTGGCGGGGCTGCGCCGCATCAGCAAGCCCGGTCTGCGGGTCTACACGAAGTCGAACGACCTGCCCAAGGTTCTGGGTGGCATGGGAATCGCGATTATCTCGACCTCCCAGGGCCTCATGACCGACAAGCAGGCACACCAGAAGTCTGTGGGCGGGGAAGTCCTCGCCTACGTCTGGTGA
- the rplF gene encoding 50S ribosomal protein L6: MSRIGKLPITVPSGVEVTIDGRDVRVKGPKGTLSRTISAPITIEKNDEGQLVVARPDDERNSRALHGLTRTLVNNMVIGVTDGYSRTLEIVGVGYRVIQKTPKQVEFALGFSHPVIVDAPEGITFEVETPQRFHIRGIDKQVVGEVAANIRKIRKPEPYKGKGVRYQGEHVRRKAGKAGK, translated from the coding sequence ATGTCACGAATTGGCAAGCTCCCGATCACCGTCCCATCCGGTGTCGAGGTGACCATCGATGGTCGCGACGTGCGAGTCAAGGGTCCGAAGGGCACCTTGAGCCGTACGATCTCCGCCCCCATCACTATTGAGAAGAACGATGAAGGCCAGCTGGTGGTCGCTCGTCCCGACGATGAGCGCAACTCGCGCGCACTGCACGGACTGACCCGCACCCTGGTGAACAACATGGTCATCGGTGTCACCGATGGCTACTCGCGGACGCTCGAGATTGTCGGCGTCGGCTACCGCGTGATCCAGAAGACCCCGAAGCAGGTCGAGTTCGCCCTGGGCTTCAGCCATCCGGTGATCGTGGACGCCCCCGAGGGCATCACCTTCGAGGTCGAGACCCCGCAGCGGTTCCACATCCGTGGCATCGACAAGCAGGTCGTCGGCGAGGTGGCCGCGAACATTCGCAAGATTCGCAAGCCCGAGCCGTACAAGGGCAAGGGCGTGCGCTATCAGGGCGAGCACGTGCGCCGCAAGGCTGGAAAGGCTGGTAAGTGA
- the rplR gene encoding 50S ribosomal protein L18, translated as MAISLRTSKHEAAKTAARGRRAARGRKKIFGYPERPRLVVTKSARHTLVQVVDDVAGKTLASASTMEPELRALAGDKSARAAKVGELIAQRAKDAGVTQVVFDRAGHQYHGRIAALADAAREAGLGL; from the coding sequence ATGGCTATCTCGCTGCGTACGAGCAAGCACGAGGCCGCAAAGACGGCTGCTCGCGGACGCCGGGCCGCCCGTGGCCGCAAGAAGATCTTCGGCTACCCGGAGCGTCCTCGTCTGGTGGTCACCAAGAGCGCCCGCCACACCCTGGTTCAGGTCGTGGACGATGTTGCCGGCAAGACGCTGGCTTCCGCGTCCACCATGGAGCCGGAGCTGCGCGCGCTGGCCGGCGACAAGTCGGCCCGGGCCGCCAAGGTTGGCGAGCTGATCGCTCAGCGTGCCAAGGACGCCGGCGTCACGCAGGTCGTCTTCGACCGTGCAGGCCACCAATACCACGGCCGGATTGCTGCGCTGGCGGATGCCGCCCGCGAAGCCGGCCTCGGACTCTGA
- the rpsE gene encoding 30S ribosomal protein S5 — MSETQRGTGRQGQRRGRDDRRGRDQNSDREKKDQYLERVVSINRVAKVVQGGRRFSFTALVVVGDGEGTVGVGYGKAKEVPAAIAKGVEEAKKHFFKVPMVQRTIPHPVIGERAAGVVMLRPASPGTGVIAGGSARAVLECAGIQDVLAKSLGSANSINVVHATVAALQQLEEPEQVAKRRGKSVEEVAPAALLRARKEAAHA; from the coding sequence ATGAGTGAAACCCAGCGCGGCACTGGCCGCCAGGGCCAGCGTCGCGGCCGTGATGATCGTCGTGGCCGTGACCAGAACAGCGATCGTGAGAAGAAGGATCAGTACCTCGAGCGGGTAGTGTCCATCAACCGCGTCGCCAAGGTCGTCCAGGGTGGCCGGCGCTTCAGCTTCACCGCGCTGGTCGTGGTGGGCGACGGCGAGGGCACCGTGGGTGTCGGCTACGGCAAGGCCAAGGAGGTGCCCGCGGCCATCGCCAAGGGCGTCGAGGAGGCCAAGAAGCACTTCTTCAAGGTGCCGATGGTGCAGCGCACCATCCCGCATCCGGTGATCGGTGAGCGCGCCGCTGGTGTGGTCATGCTGCGCCCGGCTTCGCCCGGTACCGGTGTGATCGCCGGTGGTTCGGCCCGTGCGGTCCTCGAATGCGCAGGCATTCAGGACGTGCTGGCCAAGTCGCTCGGCTCGGCCAACTCGATCAACGTGGTGCACGCCACCGTCGCGGCTCTCCAGCAGCTGGAGGAGCCGGAGCAGGTTGCCAAGCGGCGCGGCAAGTCGGTTGAGGAGGTCGCTCCGGCGGCTCTGCTCCGGGCTCGTAAGGAGGCGGCGCATGCCTGA
- the rpmD gene encoding 50S ribosomal protein L30, which produces MPELKVTQVKSGIGEKPAARKTLRALGLRKIGDQVVHADRPEIRGMAQAVRHLVEVEEVN; this is translated from the coding sequence ATGCCTGAGCTGAAGGTGACCCAGGTGAAGTCCGGGATCGGCGAGAAGCCGGCTGCACGCAAGACCCTGCGTGCGCTGGGGCTGCGCAAGATCGGTGACCAGGTCGTGCACGCTGATCGTCCCGAGATTCGCGGGATGGCCCAGGCCGTGCGGCACCTGGTCGAAGTAGAAGAGGTGAACTGA
- the rplO gene encoding 50S ribosomal protein L15 → MALKVHHLRPAPGAHTDAKRVGRGEGGKGGKTAGRGTKGSGARKNIPENFEGGQMPLHMRIPKMRGFQNPFKVSFQVVNVSRLGELFPEGGAVSVDDLVAAGAVRSGKPVKVLGSGEVSVKLDVTADAFSASAKQKIEAAGGSVTER, encoded by the coding sequence ATGGCGCTGAAGGTACATCATCTGCGCCCCGCGCCCGGCGCACACACCGACGCCAAGCGCGTCGGTCGTGGCGAGGGCGGCAAGGGTGGCAAGACTGCCGGCCGCGGCACCAAGGGCAGCGGCGCACGCAAGAACATCCCCGAGAACTTCGAGGGTGGCCAGATGCCGCTGCACATGCGCATCCCGAAGATGCGTGGCTTCCAGAACCCGTTCAAGGTGAGCTTCCAGGTCGTGAACGTTTCGCGGCTCGGCGAGCTGTTCCCCGAAGGCGGAGCTGTGAGCGTGGACGATCTGGTTGCCGCCGGCGCAGTCCGTTCGGGCAAGCCGGTCAAGGTGCTGGGCAGCGGTGAGGTCAGCGTGAAGCTCGACGTGACCGCGGATGCTTTCTCGGCGTCGGCCAAGCAGAAGATCGAGGCCGCCGGAGGTAGCGTCACCGAGCGGTGA